From the genome of Eptesicus fuscus isolate TK198812 chromosome 24, DD_ASM_mEF_20220401, whole genome shotgun sequence, one region includes:
- the SDE2 gene encoding splicing regulator SDE2, which yields MAEAAALVWVRGPGVGCRAVRDVSAACSVQDLIHRHCQDQGVPAECFFVKCDGSLADTRDPVRHGAVYSLEPRLRGGKGGFGSMLRALGAQIEKTTNREACRDLSGRRLRDVNHEKAMAEWVKQQAEREAEKEQKRLERLQRKLAEPRHCFANPDYQQQCHEMAERLEDSVLKGMQASSSKVVSAEMGETRKRPNKPEADGGPSAPKRKCFWLGMEGLETVEGSGSDSSDDDSDEAPGTSGISLPAPNKDSAGVESAGGFPGSPQRAGVLSTDCRSPEALQSPGAGSGHGLSEDLCAQRGDTAAQERVESKGAAETETAREEKEAERSGPGEAAAAGPGPGTEKEAEEVTDGERAARAAPGEDGESIPSAKQGHSQAGSTALGQESVDLLAFSSVAEMESLGLEKLKCELMARGLKCGGTLQERAARLFSVRGLAQEQIDPALFARPPKGRKK from the exons AtggcggaggcggcggcgctcGTGTGGGTTCGCGGCCCCGGCGTTGGGTGCAGGGCGGTGCGGGATGTCTCGGCCGCGTGCTCCGTCCAAGACCTTATCCACCGCCATTGCCAAGATCAG GGTGTTCCCGCGGAATGCTTCTTTGTAAAGTGCGACGGCTCGCTGGCCGACACCAGGGACCCGGTGCGGCATGGAGCTGTGTACAGTTTGGAGCCCAGACTTCGCGGTGGAAAAGGAG GCTTTGGGTCTATGCTCCGAGCACTCGGGGCGCAGATTGAGAAGACAACCAATCGAGAAGCTTGCCGGGACCTCAGCGGCAGGAGACTACGAGATGTCAATCATGAAAAAGC AATGGCTGAGTGGGTGAAACAGCAAGCTGAGCGAGAAGCTGAAAAGGAGCAGAAGCGCCTCGAACGACTGCAGCGGAAGCTGGCGGAGCCCAGGCACTGCTTCGCCAACCCCGACTACCAGCAGCAGTGCCACGAGATGGCTGAGCGCCTGGAGGATTCCGTCCTCaaag GTATGCAGGCTTCCTCCAGCAAGGTGGTATCAGCAGAAATGGGTGAGACTCGGAAGCGGCCCAACAAACCCGAAGCAGACGGAGGACCCAGTGCCCCGAAAAGGAAGTGCTTTTG GCTGGGCATGGAAGGCCTGGAGACTGTGGAGGGGTCCGGCTCTGACAGCTCCGATGACGACAGTGACGAAGCCCCTGGCACCTCGGGAATTAGCTTGCCTGCTCCGAACAAGGACAGTGCCGGAGTGGAGAGCGCAGGCGGGTTTCCCGGGAGTCCTCAGAGGGCCGGAGTCCTGAGTACAGACTGTCGCTCACCAGAAGCACTTCAGAGCCCCGGGGCTGGCTCTGGGCACGGTCTTTCAGAAGACCTGTGTGCCCAGCGGGGGGACACAGCTGCGCAGGAGCGTGTGGAAAGCAAGGGGGCTGCAGAAACGGAGACAGCCCGGGAGGAGAAGGAGGCCGAGAGGAGCGGCCCCGGAGAAGCAGCGGCAGCCGGGCCCGGACCGGGTACggagaaggaggcagaggaagtGACCGATGGGGAGCGAGCTGCCAGGGCAGCACCTGGGGAAGACGGCGAGAGCATTCCCAGCGCCAAACAGGGGCACAGCCAGGCCGGAAGCACA GCTTTGGGTCAGGAATCTGTGGATTTGCTGGCCTTCAGCTCCGTTGCAGAAATGGAGTCGCTGGGTCTGGAGAAGCTCAAGTGCGAACTGATGGCCCGGGGGCTGAAGTGCGGGGGCACCCTCCAGGAGCGGGCGGCCAGGCTCTTCTCCGTCCGGGGCCTCGCACAGGAGCAGATAGACCCCGCGCTGTTTGCCAGGCCCCCGAAAGGGAGGAAGAAGTGA